The sequence below is a genomic window from Gossypium hirsutum isolate 1008001.06 chromosome A11, Gossypium_hirsutum_v2.1, whole genome shotgun sequence.
tcaaaatttttatttttattttaatatttaagataacttgagttttaacttttggattttaattgtgttattaatttattattttaaattttaaatttaaattctttaatttttgtatgtagttttaaagttaaaattttaatagaaaatttaatttgataatgaattttaatagaaaatttttatatttatatcatgaatattattcttctcaatattttgataatgaattttaagctttttatataattttttatgacctttataatattttatttttttttaaaattttatgacctTTAATGGCGTTTTTTGTGACACTTGTAAAAATTCCGCTAAAGAcattaaaaaacgccgctaaaagtcaattttgctgcagtgaaaggaaagaaattgatcacAGAGTTGAAGCAAATGGGAAACAAACTTGGAGCATCACCACTCCTCCTGGACCAGCACCAGGACGAGGAGCAGTATCATCATTTCTCAGCTGTGATTCGAGTCCTAACACAAGTTAATGCAATCAGTGCTTCAATCTTgcaattatttttctcatttttgtcATCAACAGTTTCCTCAAAGCAAACAAGATGGTCTGTGGTGTCAAAGTTGATGATGCACAAGGGGGTAATATCGTGTGAAGAGAATGTAAATGAATTGGAAAGCGTGGATGCTGCACTTCGCAGACATACTTGCGATGTTGAGAAGTTGCAGATGGCTCATAAAAGATTGGTGGAGTTGGAAAGTGGGATTGAAGGCCTAGAGAATCGTTTGGAATGCGTGTTTAGGCAGTTGATCAAAGCAAGGACCTCTCTCCTGAACATCATCTCTCAATAGTGATTTCCCAATTCTATTTGTTGTGCCGAGGCATCCAAATTTTAGAGGACATGCCTcggatattttatttatttatataaactcCAACCAATTGTACATTACACAAAAATTATTGTTATAGAATGAAATATCATGTGTTTTATCTTCTGCTGATATTGAGATTTAATAGTTTCTCCCCCAGTTTTGGTATTTGAGACCTTGTAAATTTCTCTTTTTCCAATTTTTCTTAGACTTCAGAAATGATATATGGGAGAAAGTGATAAGACGAAAGGATTAGAGACTGCGGAGCAGATCTCTCAAACTTATGTTCATAACTCCAACTAATCTGatataactatattatgtatggtTCTTGTGGATTATTCCATCCATCCTCTCCATTTGAGTCATCAGCTTTTTGGATTACATTT
It includes:
- the LOC107895481 gene encoding uncharacterized protein isoform X4, producing MHVGGIAAANKNDIDQHAVDTVCALNPNSVKGKKLITELKQMGNKLGASPLLLDQHQDEEQYHHFSAVIRVLTQVNAISASILQLFFSFLSSTVSSKQTRWSVVSKLMMHKGVISCEENVNELESVDAALRRHTCDVEKLQMAHKRLVELESGIEGLENRLECVFRQLIKARTSLLNIISQ